The genomic interval ATCAGTTAGAGAAATAGAAATGAATGATGAAGAAAAGTTATTGATTAAATCTTTTAGTTTATTGACCGCCAAACCGATAATCTATGTTCTAAATACAAAAGACATTACTCAAGATATAAGTGAACTCAAAAATAAATGGGGTGACGATGTTATTGCTCTTGATGCTAAGATGGAAGAGGAAATTGCTAAGATGGAACCCGAAGAACAAAAAGAGTACATCGACGAGCTTGGTCTTGATAGCTCTGGCCTAGATAAACTTATCAAAGCTTCCTATAAGTTGCTTGGACTTTCAACATATTTTACAACAGGGAAAGAAGAATCGAGAGCTTGGACTTACAAAAATGGTTTTAAGGCACCGCAATGCGCTGGGGTCATTCATACTGATTTTGAAAAAGGATTTATTAGGGCAGAAATTATGAAATACGAAGATTTTATTCGTGAAGAAAGTGAAGCAAAGTGTAGAGATAAGGGATTGATTAAAACAGAGGGGAAAGAATACATAATGCAAGATGGCGATATTTGCCATTTCTTGTTTAACTAGCATCAAAAAAATTATTAATTTTGAATTTTGAATTTCGATTCA from Patescibacteria group bacterium carries:
- the ychF gene encoding redox-regulated ATPase YchF — encoded protein: MALSIGIVGLPNVGKSTLFNVLTQKKSAEASNYPFCTIDPNVGIVKVPDERLEKIANVSKPLKVLPATIEFVDIAGLVKGASKGEGLGNKFLSHIRECDAICEVVREFEDGDIIHVHGKIDPDGDKETINLELIFADLATVTKSLDKVAKDAKTGKKEAVVLRDLLARVKEGLENEKSVREIEMNDEEKLLIKSFSLLTAKPIIYVLNTKDITQDISELKNKWGDDVIALDAKMEEEIAKMEPEEQKEYIDELGLDSSGLDKLIKASYKLLGLSTYFTTGKEESRAWTYKNGFKAPQCAGVIHTDFEKGFIRAEIMKYEDFIREESEAKCRDKGLIKTEGKEYIMQDGDICHFLFN